From the Brachyspira intermedia PWS/A genome, the window ATTTCACATCCGCCGCCTAAAGCAAAGCCATTAACTGCTGCGATTACAGGAATAGGGAAAGTTTCTATTTTTCTAAATACATCATTTCCTTTTTTACCGAAAGCTTCTCCTTCTGCTTTAGTACATGTACTCATTTCAGCTATATCAGCACCAGCAACAAAAGATTTCTCACCAGCACCTGTTAATATTAAACATCTTATATTGTTAAGATCTACTGCATCAAAAGCTTTTTCGATTTCATTTAGAACTTCAGAGTTAAGAGCATTAAGAGCTTTTTCTCTGCTTATGGTAATAATACCAATCATACCTTTTTCTTCATATTTAATAAATTCCATTTTTTTCTCCTTACCACAATAAAATTATTATTATGAAGCATAATTTCATATTTATATACTAGCCTTTGTATTAAAAAATCACATTACAAAGGCTAGTATTTAATAACCTTACTTTTTAAAAGTTATTTCATTAAATAAATCAGACTTAAACACTATCTATTATTAAAAAGTACTATTTACTATTCTCTTTCTACTATAGTAGCACAACCCATACCGCCGCCAATACAAAGAGTAGCAAGACCTCTCTTAGCATTTTTAGCTTCCATTTCATGAAGTAAAGTAACAAGGATTCTACATCCAGAAGCACCTACTGGGTGTCCTAAAGCTATAGCTCCACCATTAGGGTTAAGTTGTTTCTCTACATCGATACCTAATTCTTTACCAACTGCAACTGATTGAGCAGCGAAAGCTTCATTAGATTCAATGATATCGAAATCTTTAATAGTTAATCCTGTTTTAGCCATTAATTTTTTAGTAGCTGCAACTGGTCCGATACCCATAATTCTAGGTTCAACACCACCTAAACAGCCTGCAATCCAAGTAGCCATAGGTTTAATACCTAATTCTTTAGCTTTTTCTTCGCTCATTACTACTACTGCAGCAGCTCCATCATTAATACTAGAAGAATTACCTGCTGTAACTCTTCCACCGTCTGGTTTGAATGCTGGTTTTAATTTAGCCAAGCTTTCTACTGTAGTTCCAGCTCTAGGGCCTTCATCTTTATCAAATACTATATCGCCTTTTTTAGTTTTGATAGTTACAGGTACTATTTCTTTTTTGAAAGCTCCAGCTTCCTGAGCTTTAACTGCTTTCTGCTGAGAATTAGCTGCAAATGCATCTAATTCTTCACGAGTAAGTTTCCAATCATCACAGATATTTTCTGCTGTAATACCCATATGGTAATTATTGAATGCATCTGTTAAAGCATCATTAACCATAGTATCTATTACTGTATCATTACCAAGTCTGTAACCATAACGAGCTTTTTTAAGAGCATAAGGAGCTAATGACATATTTTCAGTACCGCCTGCTACTACGATATCAGCATTTCCTGCAGCTATCATATTAGCAGCTATATTCACTGCATCAAGTCCTGAACCACAAACTACATTTATTGTCATAGCAGGTACTTCTACTGGTAATCCTGCTTTTATAGAACTTTGACGAGCAACGTTCTGACCTTGTGATGCCTGTATAACACAACCCATATATACCATATCAACTTGATTAGGAGCAACTTTAGCTCTATTCAAAGCTTCTTTTATTACTACTGCACCCAACTCTGCAGCTGGAACTGTACTTAAAGATCCGCCCATACTTCCTATTGCTGTACGGCAAGCACTAGCTATTACTATTTTTCTAGACATTTTTAATCTCCAAAGAATTATTAAATTCCACATTTCTATTGATGTGTTGCTTTTAGTATAGTACATTTTTTTATCAAATTCAATTAATTCTTTATATTTTTTTTATAATACCTGACTATAGTATATTATTTACTTATTTTAGTTAATAAACTAATTAAAATAACTATATCATTAGTACATAATTATGAAAAATTAATATTACAACTTATAACAAATATATACATTAAAACATATATATATTTGTTATATCTTTTTATTAGTTTTTATGATAAAATACAAAACTATGATTAAAAATATTATAAAATTACCGCAATCTGTGGCTAATCGTATAGCTGCAGGAGAAGTTATAGAAAGACCAGCTTCTATGCTTAAAGAATTATTAGAAAATGCTATAGATTCGGGGGCTTCAAATATAGAAGTTTCTGTGGAAGAAGCAGGTATTAAATCCATGATAGTAGAAGATGACGGTAATGGAATAAGATTCAATGAACTTCCACTAGCCATAACCCATCATGCTACAAGTAAAATACATTCTATAGAAGATTTGGACTCTATATATACTCTTGGATTTAGAGGTGAGGCTTTGGCTTCTATATCCGATGTTACAAATTTAGAAATAGTTTCAAAGAGCGTAGAAGAAAGCAATGGAGGAAAAATAGTAGTAGAAGGCGGTAAAATAATAGAACATAAACCTGCTGCTGCTTCACAAGGCACAAAAATCATAGCCAAAAATCTATTTTTTAATATTCCAGCTAGATATAAATTCTTAAAACATATTTCAAGAGAGTTTTTCTTAGTTAAAGAAGTTTTTGATATGGAAGCATTAGTTCAGCCTAAAATATCTATGAAACTTAAAAATAATGGTAAAGTTGTAAGTTCATATATAAAAGTTGATACTCTAAAAGAAAGAATAGAAAATTATCTCTCTGACAGCAATGTATTTAGAAATTTAATAGAAGTTGAAATAGAAAAAGATGATGTGTCAATATACGGTTTATTTTCAAATTCTAAAATAAGCCAATCTATGAGAAAGAATAATTTTATATTCTTAAATAACAGACCTATAGAGAATAGAGTTCTTGCCTATGCCATAAAAAATGCATATTCAAATGCTATACCTAAAGAGAGATATCCTTTCTTTTTCCTATACATAAATATAGATAGCAGTAAAATAGATGTAAATGTTCACCCAAGTAAAAAAGAAGTTAGAATAAAAAATGAAAGAGAGATTTCAGGAATACTGTATAATACTATAGTAAACAATATTAATTCCGGAAACAATTTTGATTCTGTTAATATAGAAGTTGATCTTGATAAGGATATTACCCCTACTTTTCCTATACAACAGAATAATAATTACAATACATATAATACTCCAAACTATAATACCGAATCAGCAGATGAAATAAAATACGATAATACAAGCTATTCAAATAACAGTTATAATAAAGATGATTTAAATGTAGAAAATAACAATATAAATGACAATATAATAGAAGAAAATAGTATTAATAAAGAAATAAATTTAAATAATAATAATTTTACCTACAATAATATAGAATTTGGAGAGTATACAAGGGCCATAGGACAGGTATTTTCATCATATATAGTAGCTGAACGCGGCGGAGAAATGTATATAATAGATCAGCATGCCGCTTATGAAAGACTCAATTATGAAAGAATATACAAAACTCTTATGTCAAAAAAAATAGAATATGAAAAACTCCTTATACCTTGTGAAATTGAGTACAGAGATTATGAAATTGATATTTTAAATGCATCAAAAGAATCTATAGAATCATTAGGAATAAGATTTGAATCTAATTCAAAACATAGCATTATAATAGAAGATATACCAATATACATTCCTAGAAATCAAAAAATTGAAAAAATCATAAAAGACATTTTGGATATATACATTTCAAAGGGCGACAATAATAATTTAGAAAAAGTTATAAAACATACCTGCTCTACTATATCATGCAAATATTCTCCAAAGGCTGGAGATAAACTTTCAAACAGCGATATGCAGACATTACTTGATTTGCTTGAAGAAGAAAACATACTTACAAACTGTCCTCATGGAAGACCTTTTGTATTAAGGCTATCAAAAGAATATTTAGATAAAAAATTCTTTAGATAATACGATTTTTTATTTTACTACTAATAAACTTATTAAAAAATAGCTTGTTAATTTATGATTAGAACATTAGCTTTACATTTATAGTTATTTTAGTATAATAAAGTTATGAGAAATATTAATGTTTTGAATGATTACTTTATGCGTTATATGTTTGCCAAAGAAGGACATGAGCATATTTTATTGAATTTAATTAATGCCGTAAGAACTGATTACAATCAAGAGCCTTTGAGGAAGTTAAGGTACTTAATACTTTTAATCTTAAAGAAACAATTAATGATAAACAGTCAATAGTTGATGTAAGAGCTGTCACTAAAAGCGGTGAAACTGTGTTAATAGAAATACAAAGAGTTGGAAATCAATCTTTTGTTTATAGAAGTTTATACTATTGGGCTAAAGGCTATATATCTAATTTAAGAAATAATGAAAAATATAATGATTTGAAACAAGTAATAGTAATTAATATATTAGACTTTAATTTGTTAAAAGATATAAACAAAGAACATAGCTGTTATGTAATTAAAGAACTTGAAACAAATCACATACTAACTAATCATCTAGAAATGCATTTTCTAGAATTACCTAAATATTTATCTTCAAGTTCTAAATTGACAGATAAATTATATGCTTGGTTTTATTTTTTAACAATTAAAGAAAAAAGAGAAAAAATGGAGAAAATTATGGAAATGTTAGTTAAAAAAAATCCTATAATGAAAGAAGTTTATGATGAATATAATAAATTTGTAAATACAAAAGATTTATTTGAAAATTATTCAGAATATGAGAAGAATTATTTTGATATATTGGCATTAAATGAAGAAAGAATAAAAGGGAGAGAAGAAGGTCTTAAAGAAGGCATAGAACAAGGCGAAAAAAATAAAGCAATATCTATGGCAAAAAATATGAAAGCTAGAGATATGGATTTAAATCTTATCAGTGAATTAACAGGCTTGAGTATAGAAGAAATAAAAAAATTATGAGCGTCTGCTAAATTTATTTAGCAGAGCCTTTGAGCGAATAATTTTTTATGAATATAAATAAGAAATAAAAATAAAAAATTATGAGCATATGACGAATTCAACTAAGGCATCATATACTATACCAAAGGTACGCAGAGCGAGCAAATAATTTTTTATAAAAATAAAACTATAATAAAAATTTCTTATTATAATAAACATCATTAAAAATCATAAAACAAATTCATTAATTTCATATTTAATAAAATCCATTTTAATTGACAAAGCATAATAATTAATATATAATCCAGTGGTATGCTTAGGGGGTATATATGAAAAAAGTATTTATTATATTATTCTTGTTTAATATACTTTTGTATTCTCAGACTTTAGATGAATCGTTATTTTTAGCTGTAGAAGATAATAACATAGAAGAAGTTAAATCATATTTAGCTAAAGGAGCAAATCCAAATGCTCGAAATGAATACGGTCTTACATCATTAATGACAGCTGCTGTAAGCGGAAACTATGAAATGGTTAAATTTTTATTAGAAAATGGTGCTGATATAAATACTAAAGACAATGATGGAAACACTGCGTTATATTATAATATTTGCTATGATCATTATGGAGAAGAAGAAAAACTAGAAAATGCTAAAAAAATATTTAATTTATTAATAAAATACGGTGCTGATGTAAATACTAAAGACAATGATGGAGCATCACTTCTTAATAAATCTTATAGAGCTTCAACAGCATTGGCACAAAATAGAGAAATGTTTAAAGTATTAGTAGAAAATGGTTTTGACTTAGAATCAAGAATAAAGGCTGGGGAGCATTCTCCTGATGATTATGATTATACTCCTTTAATGATAGCAGCTTTAAGAAATGACTATGATATGGTTAAATTTTTAGTTGAAAAAGGTGCCGATGTAAATGCTAAAACACATTATAGTTCTGAATATAGCTCAGTAGTAACTCCTCTATTACTCTCATTAGATGATGAACATATTGAATCTAGATATGATGAAAATTCATCTGTTGCAGAATATTTAATAAATAATGGTGCTGATATAAATGTAACAAATGAGGATGGAGAGACACCTTTAATGTATGCTTCCAAACTTCATAATATAAAAGTGGTAGAAC encodes:
- a CDS encoding thiolase family protein, with the translated sequence MSRKIVIASACRTAIGSMGGSLSTVPAAELGAVVIKEALNRAKVAPNQVDMVYMGCVIQASQGQNVARQSSIKAGLPVEVPAMTINVVCGSGLDAVNIAANMIAAGNADIVVAGGTENMSLAPYALKKARYGYRLGNDTVIDTMVNDALTDAFNNYHMGITAENICDDWKLTREELDAFAANSQQKAVKAQEAGAFKKEIVPVTIKTKKGDIVFDKDEGPRAGTTVESLAKLKPAFKPDGGRVTAGNSSSINDGAAAVVVMSEEKAKELGIKPMATWIAGCLGGVEPRIMGIGPVAATKKLMAKTGLTIKDFDIIESNEAFAAQSVAVGKELGIDVEKQLNPNGGAIALGHPVGASGCRILVTLLHEMEAKNAKRGLATLCIGGGMGCATIVERE
- a CDS encoding ankyrin repeat domain-containing protein; amino-acid sequence: MKKVFIILFLFNILLYSQTLDESLFLAVEDNNIEEVKSYLAKGANPNARNEYGLTSLMTAAVSGNYEMVKFLLENGADINTKDNDGNTALYYNICYDHYGEEEKLENAKKIFNLLIKYGADVNTKDNDGASLLNKSYRASTALAQNREMFKVLVENGFDLESRIKAGEHSPDDYDYTPLMIAALRNDYDMVKFLVEKGADVNAKTHYSSEYSSVVTPLLLSLDDEHIESRYDENSSVAEYLINNGADINVTNEDGETPLMYASKLHNIKVVELLIQKGANINAFDNYGNTALIYGVNNLETVKLLVENGADVNFYKGGSTALISACEYSHERNIDVIKYLVSKNANINAQDNKGDTALNKTLDTSDEGSIDILDFEIANFLIEQGADVNIKNKREYTPLIYLGMGEGNFNNKSFQEYRIELAEVLLEKGADINAQDYNGYTSLIWACASSGSRFAEPFVKFLVEKGADVNIEDDHGDTALDIAEDLKLRKIAGILKKAQRNRK
- the mutL gene encoding DNA mismatch repair endonuclease MutL; protein product: MIKNIIKLPQSVANRIAAGEVIERPASMLKELLENAIDSGASNIEVSVEEAGIKSMIVEDDGNGIRFNELPLAITHHATSKIHSIEDLDSIYTLGFRGEALASISDVTNLEIVSKSVEESNGGKIVVEGGKIIEHKPAAASQGTKIIAKNLFFNIPARYKFLKHISREFFLVKEVFDMEALVQPKISMKLKNNGKVVSSYIKVDTLKERIENYLSDSNVFRNLIEVEIEKDDVSIYGLFSNSKISQSMRKNNFIFLNNRPIENRVLAYAIKNAYSNAIPKERYPFFFLYINIDSSKIDVNVHPSKKEVRIKNEREISGILYNTIVNNINSGNNFDSVNIEVDLDKDITPTFPIQQNNNYNTYNTPNYNTESADEIKYDNTSYSNNSYNKDDLNVENNNINDNIIEENSINKEINLNNNNFTYNNIEFGEYTRAIGQVFSSYIVAERGGEMYIIDQHAAYERLNYERIYKTLMSKKIEYEKLLIPCEIEYRDYEIDILNASKESIESLGIRFESNSKHSIIIEDIPIYIPRNQKIEKIIKDILDIYISKGDNNNLEKVIKHTCSTISCKYSPKAGDKLSNSDMQTLLDLLEEENILTNCPHGRPFVLRLSKEYLDKKFFR